The following are encoded in a window of Pseudomonas sp. JQ170C genomic DNA:
- a CDS encoding D-cysteine desulfhydrase, whose protein sequence is MIERQLERFNRLDLLGAPTALEKLDRLSAWLGRDIYIKRDDCTPLALGGNKLRKLEYLAADALSKGADTLVTAGAIQSNHVRQTAALAARLGLGCVALLENPIGTDSLNYQHNGNRLLLDLFDAKVERVDNLDNADDQLQALAVRLHASGRKPYIVPIGGSNALGALGYVRAGLELASQIEQTGKQFAGVVLASGSAGTHSGLGLALAEVMPQLPVIGVTVSRSDEDQRPKVQGLAERTAELLGVQLPGSFNVELWDEYFAPRYGEPNAGTLAAIRLLASHEGLLLDPVYTGKAMAGLLDGIARQRFDDGPLIFLHTGGAPALFAYPEVWNS, encoded by the coding sequence ATGATCGAACGACAGCTCGAACGCTTCAATCGTCTGGACCTGCTAGGCGCGCCCACCGCGCTGGAAAAGCTGGACCGCCTTTCGGCCTGGCTGGGCCGTGATATCTACATCAAGCGCGATGACTGCACCCCCCTGGCCCTGGGCGGCAACAAGCTGCGCAAGCTCGAATACCTGGCCGCCGACGCCTTGAGCAAGGGCGCCGACACCCTGGTGACTGCCGGTGCGATCCAGTCCAACCATGTGCGCCAGACTGCCGCCCTGGCCGCGCGCCTGGGCCTGGGCTGCGTGGCGCTGCTGGAAAACCCCATCGGCACCGACTCGCTCAATTACCAGCACAATGGCAACCGCCTGCTGCTCGACCTGTTCGATGCCAAGGTCGAACGGGTCGACAACCTGGACAATGCCGACGATCAACTCCAGGCCCTTGCGGTGCGCCTGCACGCCAGCGGCCGCAAACCTTACATAGTGCCTATCGGTGGCTCCAACGCCCTGGGTGCGCTGGGCTATGTACGCGCGGGCCTCGAGCTGGCGAGCCAGATCGAACAGACCGGCAAACAGTTTGCCGGTGTGGTCCTGGCCTCCGGCAGCGCCGGCACCCACAGCGGCCTCGGCCTGGCCCTGGCTGAGGTCATGCCGCAACTGCCGGTGATTGGGGTGACCGTGTCGCGCAGCGATGAAGATCAGCGCCCCAAGGTCCAGGGCCTGGCCGAACGCACGGCCGAACTGCTCGGTGTGCAGTTGCCCGGCAGCTTCAACGTCGAACTCTGGGACGAGTATTTCGCCCCCCGCTACGGCGAGCCGAACGCCGGTACCCTGGCCGCCATTCGCCTGCTCGCAAGCCATGAAGGCCTGTTGCTGGACCCGGTGTACACCGGCAAGGCCATGGCCGGGTTGCTCGATGGCATCGCCCGCCAGCGTTTCGACGATGGCCCGCTGATTTTCCTACATACCGGTGGGGCCCCGGCATTATTCGCCTACCCTGAGGTCTGGAACAGCTGA
- the tcyJ gene encoding cystine ABC transporter substrate-binding protein, whose product MTVIGKQLFNAGVALVLGATLLGQAIAGEQLKTIKDKGVISVGLEGTYPPFSFVDADGKLAGFEVELSEALAKELGVKAKLQPTKWDGILAALESKRLDVVVNQVTISEERKKKYDFSEPYTVSGIQALTLKKNEGTIKSAADLAGKKVGVGLGTNYEQWVKSAVPDAVVRTYDDDPSKFQDLRVGRIDAILIDRLAALEYAKKAQDTAVAGDAFSRLESGIALRKGEPELLDAINKALDKLRADGTLAKLSEKYFGADVTK is encoded by the coding sequence ATGACAGTAATCGGTAAACAGCTTTTCAATGCAGGTGTTGCCTTGGTGCTGGGCGCCACCCTGCTCGGCCAGGCCATTGCCGGCGAGCAGTTGAAGACCATCAAGGACAAGGGTGTGATCAGCGTGGGCCTGGAAGGCACCTACCCACCCTTCAGCTTCGTCGATGCCGACGGCAAGCTGGCCGGCTTCGAGGTGGAGCTGTCCGAAGCCCTGGCCAAGGAACTGGGGGTCAAGGCCAAGCTGCAACCGACCAAATGGGACGGCATCCTCGCCGCCCTTGAATCCAAGCGCCTGGACGTGGTGGTCAACCAGGTGACCATCTCTGAAGAGCGCAAGAAAAAGTACGACTTCTCCGAGCCCTATACCGTTTCCGGTATTCAGGCGCTGACCCTGAAAAAGAACGAAGGCACGATCAAATCTGCCGCCGATCTGGCCGGCAAGAAGGTCGGTGTGGGCCTGGGCACCAACTACGAACAGTGGGTGAAATCGGCGGTACCGGACGCGGTAGTGCGCACCTACGATGATGACCCAAGCAAGTTCCAGGACCTGCGCGTCGGCCGTATCGATGCCATCCTGATCGACCGCCTGGCCGCACTGGAATACGCGAAAAAAGCCCAGGACACCGCCGTGGCAGGTGACGCCTTCTCGCGCCTGGAGTCCGGCATTGCCCTGCGCAAGGGCGAGCCCGAACTGCTCGACGCCATCAACAAGGCGTTGGACAAACTGCGCGCCGACGGCACCCTGGCCAAGTTGTCCGAGAAATACTTTGGCGCCGACGTGACTAAATGA
- the tcyL gene encoding cystine ABC transporter permease, whose translation MEDSLQLALDSVPFLLKGAYYTVILSLGGMFFGLLLGFGLALMRLSSFKLLSWTARVYVSFFRGTPLLVQLFMIYYGLPQLGLELDPLPAALIGFSLNMAAYACEILRAAIGSIDRGQWEAAASIGMTRGQAMRRAILPQAARTALPPLGNSFISLVKDTALAATIQVPELFRQAQLITARTFEIFTMYLAAALIYWVLASVLAHFQNRLEARVNRHDQES comes from the coding sequence ATCGAAGACAGCCTGCAGCTTGCCCTCGACAGCGTGCCCTTTCTGCTCAAGGGCGCGTACTACACCGTCATCCTCAGCCTGGGCGGAATGTTCTTCGGCCTGTTACTGGGCTTTGGCCTGGCGCTGATGCGCTTGTCGTCGTTCAAGCTGCTGAGCTGGACCGCACGGGTGTATGTGTCGTTCTTTCGCGGCACGCCGCTGCTGGTGCAGCTGTTCATGATCTACTACGGCCTGCCGCAGCTGGGGCTTGAGCTGGACCCGTTACCGGCAGCGCTGATCGGTTTCTCGCTGAACATGGCCGCCTACGCCTGTGAAATCCTGCGTGCCGCCATCGGCTCCATCGACCGTGGCCAGTGGGAGGCCGCCGCCAGTATCGGCATGACCCGTGGCCAGGCGATGCGCCGGGCGATCCTGCCCCAGGCAGCACGCACTGCTTTGCCGCCGCTTGGCAACAGCTTCATTTCGCTGGTCAAGGACACGGCCCTGGCCGCCACCATCCAGGTACCGGAGCTGTTCCGCCAGGCGCAACTCATCACCGCCCGCACCTTTGAAATCTTCACCATGTACCTTGCTGCCGCCCTGATCTACTGGGTGCTGGCCAGCGTTCTCGCCCACTTTCAGAACCGCCTTGAAGCGCGGGTCAACCGACACGACCAGGAGTCCTGA
- the tcyN gene encoding L-cystine ABC transporter ATP-binding protein TcyN: MIVVDRLSKQFNGQTVLNDISLKVEAGEVIAIIGPSGSGKTTFLRCLNLLETPSSGRIQVGDVQIDANRPLSQQQGLIRKLRQQVGFVFQNFNLFPHRTALENVIEGPLVVKKTPHEQAVTLGRKLLAKVGLAGKEDAYPRKLSGGQQQRVAIARALAMEPEVILFDEPTSALDPELVGEVLATIRGLAEENRTMIIVTHEMSFARDVANRVIFFDKGVIVEQGDAKSLFAHPREERTRQFLGKFLGTQNTGY; this comes from the coding sequence ATGATCGTGGTAGACCGACTGAGCAAGCAGTTCAACGGCCAGACCGTGCTGAACGACATCAGCCTGAAGGTAGAGGCCGGCGAAGTAATCGCCATCATCGGCCCCAGCGGCTCTGGCAAGACCACCTTCCTGCGCTGCCTGAACCTGCTGGAAACGCCCAGCAGCGGCCGCATTCAGGTCGGCGATGTACAAATCGATGCCAACCGCCCGCTCAGCCAGCAGCAAGGACTGATCCGCAAGCTGCGCCAGCAGGTCGGCTTCGTGTTCCAGAACTTCAACCTGTTCCCTCACCGCACGGCGCTGGAGAACGTCATCGAAGGCCCGCTGGTGGTCAAGAAGACGCCCCACGAGCAGGCAGTGACCCTGGGCCGGAAACTGCTGGCCAAGGTGGGCCTTGCCGGCAAGGAAGACGCCTACCCCCGCAAGCTTTCGGGTGGCCAGCAACAACGCGTGGCCATTGCCAGGGCCCTGGCCATGGAGCCCGAGGTCATCCTGTTCGACGAGCCCACCTCGGCACTGGACCCCGAGCTGGTCGGTGAAGTGCTGGCCACCATCCGCGGCCTTGCCGAAGAAAACCGCACCATGATCATCGTCACCCACGAAATGAGCTTCGCCCGCGATGTCGCCAACCGGGTGATCTTTTTCGACAAGGGCGTGATCGTCGAACAGGGTGACGCCAAGTCGCTGTTCGCCCACCCCCGTGAAGAGCGCACCCGTCAGTTCCTCGGCAAGTTCCTCGGCACCCAGAACACCGGGTACTGA
- a CDS encoding SfnB family sulfur acquisition oxidoreductase, with amino-acid sequence MSSLANTQVHSDLDSAPLLLPANVLSNDAQALQAAHELAETARSQAARRDQQRKLPWAEIEQFTRSGLGSISIPRSHGGAQVSFVTLAEVFRIISAADPALGQIPQNQFGILQLLKGAASERQKDLLFKSVLDGWRIGNAGPERGSKNTLELKARITRKGDHSVIDGQKFYSTGALFAHWVAVKALNDEGRPVMAFVRRGTPGLRIVDDWSGFGQRTTASGTVLLDQVQVDNDLIVDIWRQSEVPNIQGAVSQLIQAAIDAGIAEAAVADAIAFVRERARPWIDAKVERASDDLYVIADIGRLQLELHAAQALLNKAARTLDEVDAGPVDAASAARASIAVAEAKVLTTEIALQASEKLFELAGSRATLAEFNLDRHWRNARVHTLHDPVRWKYHAVGAYHLNGTLPARHAWI; translated from the coding sequence ATGTCCAGTCTGGCAAACACACAAGTCCACAGTGATCTGGACAGCGCACCCTTGCTGTTGCCAGCCAACGTGCTGAGCAATGACGCCCAGGCCCTGCAGGCCGCCCATGAGCTGGCCGAAACCGCCCGCAGCCAGGCTGCCCGCCGCGACCAGCAACGCAAGCTGCCCTGGGCAGAAATCGAGCAGTTCACCCGCAGTGGCCTGGGCAGTATCTCCATTCCCCGTAGCCACGGCGGAGCACAGGTTTCGTTCGTCACCCTTGCCGAGGTGTTCCGCATCATCAGCGCCGCCGACCCGGCGCTGGGGCAGATTCCACAAAACCAGTTCGGCATTCTGCAACTGCTCAAAGGCGCCGCCAGCGAACGGCAGAAAGACCTGCTGTTCAAGTCGGTGCTCGACGGCTGGCGCATCGGTAACGCCGGCCCCGAGCGCGGCAGCAAGAACACCCTGGAACTCAAGGCGCGGATCACCCGCAAAGGCGATCACTCGGTGATCGACGGGCAAAAGTTCTATTCCACCGGCGCCCTGTTCGCCCACTGGGTAGCGGTCAAGGCACTCAACGACGAAGGCCGTCCGGTGATGGCCTTCGTTCGCCGCGGCACCCCGGGGCTGCGCATCGTCGATGACTGGTCCGGTTTCGGCCAGCGCACCACCGCCAGCGGCACCGTGCTGCTGGATCAGGTGCAGGTCGACAATGACCTGATCGTGGACATCTGGCGCCAGAGCGAGGTGCCGAACATCCAGGGTGCCGTCTCGCAACTGATCCAGGCCGCCATCGACGCCGGCATTGCCGAAGCGGCCGTGGCCGATGCCATTGCTTTTGTCCGCGAGCGGGCCCGGCCCTGGATCGACGCCAAGGTCGAGCGCGCCAGCGACGATCTCTACGTGATCGCCGACATCGGTCGCCTGCAGCTTGAACTGCACGCCGCCCAGGCCCTGTTGAACAAGGCGGCACGGACCCTCGATGAAGTCGACGCAGGCCCGGTGGACGCCGCCTCCGCCGCCCGTGCCTCGATTGCCGTGGCCGAGGCCAAGGTGCTGACCACCGAGATCGCCCTGCAGGCCAGCGAGAAGCTGTTCGAGCTGGCCGGCAGTCGCGCCACCCTCGCCGAGTTCAACCTCGACCGGCACTGGCGCAACGCCCGCGTTCACACCCTCCACGACCCGGTGCGCTGGAAATACCACGCCGTCGGCGCCTATCACCTCAACGGTACCTTGCCTGCCCGGCACGCCTGGATCTGA
- a CDS encoding SfnB family sulfur acquisition oxidoreductase, with the protein MSLLPQPHENVAVIHTDAQALEIAEHLAGELRRDSILRDRERRLPHPELALFSRSGLWAISVPKAFGGAGVSNVTLAKVIARIAQADASLGQIPQNHFYALEVLRVNGSTAQQQRLYAEVLAGKRFGNALAELGTKTAHDRTTALSRDGDAYRINGRKFYATGALYAQRIPTSVVDEHGVQQLVFVPADSAGLKVIDDWSGFGQRTTGSGSVVFDNVRVAADDVVPFQSAFERPTPVGPLAQILHAAIDTGIARAAYEDALQFVRTRTRPWIDSGIDKASEDPLTLKSFGHLAIRLHAAEALLERAGEFLDRAQAEPNASTVAAASIAVAEARAISTDISLAAGSTLFELAGSQATLAEHGLDRHWRNARVHTLHDPVRWKYHAIGNYYLNDENPPLRGTI; encoded by the coding sequence ATGAGCCTTCTCCCCCAACCGCACGAAAACGTCGCGGTGATCCACACTGACGCCCAGGCGTTGGAAATTGCCGAACACCTGGCCGGCGAACTGCGCCGCGACAGCATCCTGCGCGACCGCGAACGGCGCTTGCCGCACCCTGAACTGGCCCTGTTTTCCCGCTCCGGCCTGTGGGCTATCAGCGTTCCCAAGGCCTTTGGCGGCGCCGGTGTCTCCAACGTCACCCTGGCCAAGGTGATCGCCCGTATCGCCCAGGCCGATGCCTCGCTGGGGCAGATCCCGCAGAACCATTTCTATGCCCTGGAAGTGCTGCGGGTGAACGGCAGCACCGCGCAACAGCAGCGCCTGTATGCCGAGGTACTGGCGGGCAAACGCTTTGGCAATGCCCTGGCCGAACTGGGCACCAAGACAGCCCACGACCGCACCACCGCCCTGAGCCGTGACGGCGACGCCTACCGCATCAACGGGCGCAAGTTCTACGCCACGGGCGCGCTCTACGCCCAGCGCATCCCCACCTCGGTGGTCGACGAGCACGGCGTGCAACAGCTGGTGTTCGTGCCGGCCGACAGTGCCGGGCTCAAGGTCATCGACGACTGGAGCGGCTTCGGCCAGCGCACCACCGGCAGCGGTTCGGTGGTGTTCGACAATGTCCGGGTGGCCGCCGACGATGTGGTGCCCTTCCAGAGTGCCTTCGAGCGTCCGACCCCGGTGGGCCCGCTGGCGCAGATCCTTCATGCGGCCATCGACACGGGTATCGCCCGCGCCGCCTACGAGGATGCCCTGCAGTTCGTGCGCACCCGTACCCGGCCCTGGATCGACTCCGGCATCGACAAGGCCAGCGAAGACCCGCTGACGCTGAAGTCGTTCGGTCACCTGGCGATCCGCCTGCACGCTGCCGAGGCATTGCTCGAACGCGCCGGCGAATTCCTCGACCGGGCCCAGGCCGAACCCAACGCCAGCACCGTGGCCGCCGCCTCCATCGCCGTGGCCGAAGCCCGGGCAATCAGCACCGACATTTCCCTGGCCGCCGGCAGCACCCTGTTCGAGCTTGCCGGCAGCCAGGCCACCCTCGCCGAGCACGGCCTGGACCGTCACTGGCGCAACGCCCGGGTGCATACCCTGCACGACCCGGTGCGCTGGAAGTACCACGCCATCGGCAACTACTACCTCAACGATGAAAACCCACCGCTGCGGGGGACCATCTGA
- a CDS encoding LLM class flavin-dependent oxidoreductase: protein MAKKKILLNAFNMNCIGHINHGLWTHPRDTSTQYKTLEYWTELAQLLERGLFDGLFIADIVGVYDVYQNGVEVPLKESIQLPVNDPLLLVSAMAAVTRHLGFGLTANLTYEAPYLFARKLSTLDHLSRGRVGWNIVTGYLDSAARAMGLEQQAEHDRRYDQADEYMQVLYKLLEGSWEDGAVVNDRPQRVYARPDKVHKVQHQGEFYRVEGYHLCEPSPQRTPVLFQAGSSERGLGFAGNHAECVFISGQTKEATRAQVDKVRAAAVAAGRDPHAIKVFMGLTVIVARTEEQAWAKHAEYLRYASPEAGVAHFSSSTGIDFSAYELDEPIQYVKSNAIQSATKALQNNDWTRRKLLDQHALGGRYITLVGSPTQVADALESWIAETGLDGFNLTRTVTPESYVDFIDLVIPELQRRGAYKTAYEPGSLREKLFASQQPHLPADHPGASYRHTTPTGAPQHA from the coding sequence ATGGCGAAGAAAAAGATCCTGCTCAATGCCTTCAACATGAACTGCATCGGGCACATCAACCATGGCCTGTGGACCCATCCACGGGACACCTCGACCCAGTACAAGACCCTCGAATACTGGACCGAGCTTGCCCAGTTGCTTGAACGCGGCCTGTTCGACGGGCTGTTCATCGCCGACATCGTCGGGGTCTACGACGTTTACCAGAACGGGGTGGAGGTGCCGCTCAAGGAGTCGATCCAGCTGCCGGTCAACGACCCGCTGCTGCTGGTCTCGGCCATGGCCGCCGTGACCCGGCACCTGGGCTTCGGCCTGACCGCCAACCTGACCTACGAGGCGCCCTACCTGTTCGCCCGCAAGCTCTCGACCCTCGACCACCTGAGCCGCGGCCGGGTGGGCTGGAACATCGTCACCGGCTACCTGGACAGCGCCGCCCGCGCCATGGGCCTGGAGCAACAGGCCGAACACGACCGCCGCTACGACCAGGCCGATGAGTACATGCAGGTGCTGTACAAACTGCTCGAAGGCAGCTGGGAAGACGGCGCCGTGGTCAACGACCGGCCGCAACGGGTCTACGCCCGGCCCGACAAAGTGCACAAGGTGCAGCACCAGGGCGAGTTCTACCGTGTCGAGGGTTATCACCTGTGCGAGCCGTCGCCACAACGCACCCCGGTGCTGTTCCAGGCCGGCAGCTCCGAGCGCGGCCTGGGCTTTGCCGGCAACCATGCCGAGTGCGTGTTCATCAGCGGCCAGACCAAGGAAGCGACCCGCGCCCAGGTCGACAAGGTGCGTGCTGCCGCCGTGGCGGCCGGGCGTGATCCGCACGCGATCAAGGTGTTCATGGGTCTGACCGTGATCGTCGCCCGCACCGAGGAGCAAGCCTGGGCCAAGCATGCCGAGTACCTGCGCTACGCCAGCCCCGAGGCCGGTGTCGCGCACTTTTCCAGCTCCACCGGCATCGACTTTTCCGCCTATGAGCTGGACGAGCCGATCCAGTACGTCAAAAGCAACGCGATCCAGTCGGCGACCAAAGCGCTGCAGAACAACGACTGGACCCGCCGCAAGCTGCTCGACCAGCACGCCCTGGGCGGACGCTACATCACCCTGGTGGGCTCGCCGACTCAGGTGGCCGACGCACTGGAAAGCTGGATCGCCGAAACCGGCCTGGACGGCTTCAACCTGACCCGCACGGTCACCCCGGAGAGCTACGTCGACTTCATCGACCTGGTGATCCCCGAACTGCAACGTCGCGGCGCCTACAAGACTGCGTACGAACCCGGCAGCCTGCGCGAAAAACTCTTCGCCAGCCAACAGCCCCACCTGCCCGCCGACCATCCCGGTGCCAGCTACCGCCACACCACCCCGACCGGAGCGCCACAGCATGCTTAA